From one Anopheles cruzii chromosome 3, idAnoCruzAS_RS32_06, whole genome shotgun sequence genomic stretch:
- the LOC128273494 gene encoding DALR anticodon-binding domain-containing protein 3 — protein MDVLLVLKQNLTEFLRSEGYPSGFAIKFLDRNLGQAGDVLIKHGSVTELLLNVNRLLQESIEWPMPIERVSLAGNAAQIWFQRAVAYRWGIKWRQSGEHAQSDATVRPTICLNESLNDHEPPLSMREFRENALRKVLRNCFIHNGYQLVAEQDLKQDNVTQANVTQIDIVHRINKMKRTTECGERKIEILCGPVLLGPDIPDAAQYIARRSNDMQLIAQHKYGLGRHQVDKLQPTIASLGRSAAIVDVLQSRHSNTIDMRHGTAGSALQSSSKGASFILYNYARLAALFTKYARFQQINGYPELPPIDEVDFTLLTEPEEWQLFYVYVIGLPAILRYTLGNGQLENLGPHRLLEFTTRLVSCLSKYYRQTRIITENRPKLLPVMMARMHLLRSVYDTLDILLQLIDLEPVREM, from the coding sequence ATGGATGTGTTGCTTGTTCTAAAACAAAATCTAACCGAGTTTTTGCGCTCCGAAGGCTACCCATCAGGGTTTGCTATCAAATTTCTCGATCGAAACCTCGGCCAAGCGGGGGACGTGCTGATTAAGCACGGAAGCGTcacggagctgctgctgaacgtGAATCGACTGCTGCAGGAAAGTATCGagtggccgatgccgattgaGCGCGTTTCGCTCGCCGGCAACGCTGCACAAATTTGGTTCCAGCGAGCCGTAGCCTATCGCTGGGGCATAAAATGGCGCCAAAGTGGCGAACACGCGCAATCCGACGCTACCGTACGACCAACAATCTGCCTCAACGAATCACTCAACGACCACGAACCGCCGCTCTCGATGAGGGAATTTCGTGAAAACGCGTTGAGAAAAGTTCTCAGGAATTGCTTCATCCACAACGGGTACCAGCTGGTAGCGGAGCAGGATCTGAAGCAGGACAACGTAACGCAGGCCAACGTAACGCAGATCGACATAGTTCATaggataaataaaatgaaacgtaCAACCGAGTGCGGGGAGCGGAAAATTGAGATCCTGTGCGGCCCGGTCCTGCTCGGTCCGGATATACCCGACGCGGCACAGTACATCGCTCGGCGCTCCAACGATATGCAGCTGATCGCGCAACACAAGTATGGCTTAGGTCGGCATCAAGTGGACAAACTACAACCCACCATCGCTAGCTTGGGGCGTTCGGCGGCCATCGTTGATGTGCTCCAGTCAAGGCATTCCAATACGATTGATATGCGCCACGGGACGGCCGGCAGTGCTTTGCAGTCGTCCAGCAAGGGAGCGTCTTTCATACTGTACAACTACGCTCGGTTGGCCGCGCTGTTCACGAAGTACGCGCGATTCCAGCAAATCAACGGCTACCCGGAACTGCCTCCGATTGACGAGGTCGATTTCACGTTGCTCACCGAGCCGGAGGAATGGCAACTGTTCTACGTGTACGTCATCGGACTTCCGGCCATTTTGCGATACACGCTCGGCAACGGCCAGCTGGAAAACCTCGGACCGCACCGGTTGCTGGAGTTTACGACGAGGCTGGTTTCTTGCCTTAGCAAATACTACCGCCAAACGCGCATCATAACCGAGAATCGGCCGAAACTGCTTCCGGTCATGATGGCCCGGATGCATCTGCTGAGAAGCGTGTACGACACACTGGACATTTTGCTGCAACTCATTGACTTGGAACCGGTCCGGGAAATGTAA
- the LOC128272901 gene encoding enhancer of mRNA-decapping protein 3, translated as MAEKWVGKSVSIHCRNDIGIFQGIIKRVTPSEVVITKAVRNGIPLKQNNVEVTLSSRDILKFDLIACSNVPSIPSKAIVVANTGMTTSLDDQFDELKLSNNQGKQQLNGLVGTLKQTTKSPAIAKLSNNASVPLSSVSFGYHGNGRPGAIEGGSFNSKKNGTNGGKAGRSRKNLAKDSTFGSPDDDPVVMDEEFDFEKNLALFDKQAIWNEIDAIQTKASESAKRQPPSSVTKTKYRHDENVLASTPAQYRPIEMVCPTKKILSEMREYATDEGVVIPTVPDRVRTWIEYNAERDGLTRERQNDFLARGATELTLQLLGGSRRLTPNNQHQWPKIVIIIDEAPRFTKFGVDKFAASFNSTVRTSYSEEERLSDVGYTTARLLASHGLQTTVCCFNTARTVLSEDNTELKLYKSTGNKFTDQISELSACDLVILAASNPSPSLALRKWITDSRAPVLAIDPPVTGIQGVPIKCSILPILPISGIQDDACGRLYLCNIGIPTKYFNQSELIYASPFDKFVIPIHRQKDD; from the exons ATGGCGGAAAAATGGGTCGGAAAATCGGTCTCGATCCATTGTCGAAATGATATCGGCATTTTCCAGGGCATCATCAAGCGGGTAACGCCAAGCGAGGTGGTCATCACGAAGGCCGTCCGCAATGGTATTCCGCTGAAGCAGAACAACGTCGAGGTGACGCTCAGCTCGCGCGACATCCTCAAATTTGATCTCATCGCGTGCAGCAACGTTCCGAGCATACCGTCGAAAGCGATCGTGGTGGCCAACACTGGCATGACCACGTCGCTCGACGACCAGTTTGACGAACTGAAACTATCCAACAACCAGGGCAAACAGCAACTGAACGGCCTCGTCGGTACATTGAAACAGACCACGAAATCTCCCGCCATTGCCAAGCTTTCGAATAACG CGTCCGTCCCGCTGAGCTCCGTTTCCTTCGGTTACCATGGCAACGGACGACCCGGGGCCATCGAAGGAGGCAGCTTCAACAGTAAGAAGAACGGCACCAACGGCGGTAAGGCGGGCCGCAGTCGAAAGAATCTTGCCAAGGACAGCACGTTTGGCTCGCCGGACGATGATCCGGTTGTGATGGACGAGGAGTTTGATTTTGAGAAAAATCTTGCCCTGTTCGATAAGCAGGCGATCTGGAATGAGATCGATGCGATTCAAACGAAAGCGTCGGAGAGTGCAAAGCGCCAGCCACCGAGCTCCGTCACCAAAACCAAGTATCGGCACGATGAGAATGTGCTGGCCTCGACACCGGCCCAGTACCGGCCGATCGAGATGGTTTGCCCGACGAAGAAGATACTCAGCGAAATGCGGGAGTACGCGACCGACGAAGGGGTCGTGATTCCGACCGTACCGGATCGGGTGCGCACCTGGATCGAGTACAATGCCGAGCGCGACGGTTTGACACGCGAACGGCAGAACGACTTTTTAGCACGCGGTGCCACCGAGCTaacgctgcagctgctgggcGGTTCGAGGCGTCTCACGCCCAACAACCAGCACCAGTGGCCGAAGATTGTGATTATCATAGATGAGGCGCCGCGTTTCACCAAGTTTGGAGTGGACAAGTTTGCGGCCAGCTTCAATTCGACAGTTCGGACCTCGTATAGCGAGGAGGAACGGCTCAGTGACGTTGGCTACACCACGGCCCGCCTGCTCGCCAGCCACGGACTGCAAACGACGGTCTGCTGTTTCAATACCGCCCGGACGGTCCTTTCGGAGGACAATACTGAGCTGAAGCTGTACAAATCGACCGGAAACAAGTTCACGGATCAGATTAGCG AGTTGTCGGCGTGTGATCTCGTGATTTTGGCCGCCAGTAACCCGAGTCCGAGTCTGGCCCTGCGTAAATGGATCACCGATAGTCGGGCGCCGGTGCTGGCCATCGATCCACCCGTCACCGGGATCCAAGGGGTGCCGATCAAATGCTCCATCTTGCCGATCCTGCCGATAAGCGGCATCCAGGACGATGCCTGCGGCCGGCTGTACCTGTGCAACATCGGCATACCGACGAAGTACTTCAATCAGTCCGAACTTATCTACGCGAGCCCGTTCGATAAGTTCGTCATTCCGATACACCGACAAAAGGACGATTAA